Proteins from one Anopheles nili chromosome 2, idAnoNiliSN_F5_01, whole genome shotgun sequence genomic window:
- the LOC128730524 gene encoding pachytene checkpoint protein 2 homolog, which translates to MSEITPSILIEVACARGFNKLQQRSDVYQHVHAIIEDRENIPMGTILTIPVPFVLQVQFCTNIDQFTPRSALQFTFYMLQDLTPVRETIGHGDEEVEISNHWLLPSRELHGLWESLIYEEKVKDGMLAFAETSMLFARKGVDRNLVTCNRLALFHGPPGTGKTSLCKAIAQKLSIKLTENYKHAHLVEINSHSLFSRWFSESGKLVQKVFCEIVALLEDESSLVCVLIDEIESIAYARNKISSNEPSDSIRVVNAVLTQLDRLRRFPNVFILATSNLTESIDAAFLDRADFVQYIGNPTAHGIYEIYRMTLHHLVSTGIIAREEMKTRKSPQLTDNYEFPSYAEVTDTSQPNSTVLDMLMQVVQLSEGLSGRSLRKIPFLAHALFVKKESESMLNFISAMRQAVRKVLADKVLIGNAIRPANAVTNGTDVENQ; encoded by the exons ATGAGTGAAATTACTCCATCCATACTGATAGAAGTGGCGTGCGCACGCGG GTTTAATAAGTTGCAGCAGCGAAGCGACGTTTATCAGCATGTTCACGCTATCATTGAAGACCGTGAGAATATTCCAATGGGGACAATCCTCACCATACCGGTGCCATTCGTGTTGCAGGTGCAATTCTGCACAAATATTGATCAATTTACGCCTCGATCGGCATTGCAATTTACCTTCTACATGCTGCAAGACCTGACACCGGTACGGGAAACTATTGGCCATGGCGATGAAGAGGTAGAAATATCGAATCATTGGCTACTGCCATCCCGTGAGCTGCACGGGTTGTGGGAGAGTTTGATCTACGAGGAGAAAGTTAAAGATGGTATGTTAGCATTTGCTGAAACGTCCATGCTATTTGCTCGGAAGGGCGTCGACAGGAATTTGGTTACATGCAACCGTTTGGCTCTGTTCCATGGGCCGCCCGGCACTGGAAAAACAAGCCTTTGCAAGGCCATCGCTCAAAAGTTATCCATTAAGTTGACCGAAAACTACAAACATGCGCACCTGGTGGAGATCAACAGTCACAGCCTGTTTTCTCGCTGGTTTTCCGAGAGTGGCAAGCTGGTACAGAAGGTGTTTTGCGAAATTGTAGCACTGTTGGAAGATGAATCTTCGCTGGTTTGTGTACTAATCGACGAAATTGAATCGATCGCATATGCGAGAAACAAAATCTCAT CAAATGAACCGTCTGATAGCATACGCGTGGTGAATGCTGTTTTGACGCAGCTGGATCGTTTACGACGCTTTCCGAATGTGTTTATTCTAGCCACATCTAATCTGACGGAAAGCATTGATGCAGCGTTTCTGGATCGCGCCGATTTCGTGCAATACATCGGTAATCCGACAGCGCATGGTATTTACGAGATCTATCGTATGACACTGCACCATCTGGTATCCACGGGAATTATTGCGCGAGAGGAAATGAAGACCCGAAAGTCACCTCAACTAACTGATAATTATGAATTTCCTTCGTACGCAGAAGTAACCGATACGAGCCAGCCAAATAGTACGGTGCTCGACATGTTAATGCAAGTCGTACAACTATCGGAAGGACTGAGCGGCCGGTCGTTGCGTAAAATTCCTTTTCTGGCACATGCACTCTTCGTGAAAAAGGAATCGGAAAGTATGTTGAATTTTATATCCGCTATGCGCCAAGCCGTGCGGAAAGTTCTAGCAGATAAGGTGCTAATAGGAAACGCTATACGACCTGCAAATGCCGTTACAAACGGCACTGATGTAGAGAATCAATGA